gggaaactcgtcataaaaaaaattaaataattttaaagaatattctcttgaattcaaCAATTTgtatgttaaaaaaataaatattattccacatcagtaaaacaaggagattattgaatttacaaacctattggattatgaaatttctcgctaataatcgttattttaatattgaagacatttgaagacatttttaaacgaccgTGAAGACATATGAAAATATCTTCTGGCATCCCTGCCCATTACATTATTACATATGGAATTTCTGGTGGGCTTATTGTACCCTGAAACCATCTAAAGCAAACTTACACTATCAGAATATCATAATGTCAATGTTGGTTCAATATGTTTATGTTTGTATATGTGTATGCTACATTATAAGCCCAGTGACCACAGTTAACCTTTGGTGGAAGAGTTGCAAAACAGATCGCTTTGCACACGGCACAACGACGGTCAAGGTACCCGTTTGGCCATTTGTTCCCCATCGATTTCGTCGAACCATCGATTACGGACCGATAAAACCACATTGTAGGCCACGAATCCATTGCTGCCAGTAGATCGCACACCCAAGCAACACATATATCTTATTGCAGTTTTTGTGTTTTATATACCAACAAAACAAGTCACACAGGAGTTGCTGTGACCAAATCAGACTGAACTGTGTTAGGGCAACGAACTTGTCACGTCGTAGACACACCGTCTTTCGCCATCGCAGGCGAAACGGAATGCtaatattgtgtatccggaataaatttataccgctttttataccgaagttggatttttctccagatacaggcaactttcccaacttcggaagtagtgcgctggattcgcctaaagatgcgctaaacaacgcatcaattagtttgacaaataaaacttcggaagaaagttcggttcggaagtcccgacttccgaattctaacttggtgctacgccgacaatatccaGAGATTGAATGGAAGTGAAAAAATATCTATCTTATCCCCtctgtacacccaaccagcgactgttatattttctaacaattctgtatagaAACGTACCAAAACCTGTAAAAGAACTggacatatgcgaaattgttagattattcaaagaatgttagctcacaaacaaatattttatacatatatttttaATCCTTCCTtcatttgttaggcactctgtgttacttaaccgctactgtgccgagatctactgtggtattctgccgtacaaaatccacacagaatcaatttttagatttccattactcattattgttgttgttgccagtccatctcattgtgagtccattgtgttcgtttgtccatgtcgtgcatccaatgatcgttgcattgttcggttgccattaggCCGGgtccgttggaggaatgcctccgagaagaacaatttgtcagtcgtcatcaggcagcagTACGGTATGACGCGTTCCCAAATAACCAATAATGTTAAGACCAGACCGCCATAATAAACCATTTGGTATACGTTTTGACATACAACGTACTTTGGATCGTTCTCGAAGTATCACCTCTAATCAAGAATTAGATTTCACGCGTTGTGGCTTTGACGCTGTAAAGTCGGAGTTTGGCTCACTCGATTGGCATCAAATCGTTGGTGGAACCGATGTAAATATGGCTATCTCAGCGTTCTACAGTACTGTGTATGATACGGTCAGAAGGCATACTACTATCCGTAGATGTTCAACGCATCGGACATTCAAGCAATCTTGGTGGAATGCAGATTTACAACACATGCGTAACGTTCTCCGCAAGGTACGACGGTATTTCAAAAACCGGAATTTTGAGAATAGAACGTTTCTTCAACGCATCGAAGCAGAGTTTGGCGAATTTGTTAACACTACTTTCCGTAACTAAATTTTTCGTGTCCAAAAGGAAGTTAAGTCGAACCCATAATCGTTTTGGCGGTTCATTAACAGCAGGAAGAACTCACAGCAGGTTCCTtcggaaatgtcatttggcgACGTTACTTCCAGCGTCTCTGAAGCAGCTGAACTTTTTGCCAGTTTCTTCAAATCTATGTATAACGCCGCGTCTCTTCTAAACTCAGTTGGCGCTATAGACTCACTTCAATCGAACTACATCAATTTTCCACGCCCGATATTCTTTACCGCAGAAATAGTAATATTATGTTGTTTGACGAAGACGTTGGAGCTTCTCATCCATGAAAGGCTGTGTTCGGCTGCCTCCCAATCATTTCTGAATATcagcataaaaaaatattcaacagtGACAAATCTCATGACATACACCAGCAAGTTGAACTCAAGCCTAGAAAAACGATGTCAAGTGGACAGTATATACATAGATTTTTCGAAAGCATTCGATAGAGTACCGCACACTTTGTTGCTTAGGAAGCTTGACCTCCTTGGATTTGCTGATTGGATTATCGACTGGCTCTGTTCATACTTGACTGGAATATCCACCTTTGTCAAACTAGGTGCTGAAAAGTCAGACACATTCATGACGCCATCCGGAGTACCGCAAGGTAGCCACCTTGGTCCGCTgcttttcataatttttgtcaaCGATTTGTGCGAACGACTTCGTTCCCACCGCCTGATGTACGCTGACGATCTAAAAAATTTTCGAATAGTATCTTCGCTTGTCGACTGCTCTGCTCTACAGCATGATCTCGATACCATAGCCCAATGGTGTGCGCTGAATGGCATGgatttgaattccaaaaagtgcAAAATCATCAGTTTCAACAGATCAAGGACGCAAATCGATTTCAACTACTCATCAGATGGAATTTCACTGGATCGCGTCTCTTCCATCAATGATCTTGGCGTAACAATGGACAAAAAACTCAATTCCAGCGAGCATATATCTGTGACCACCGCCAAAGCTTTTGCAGTGCTCGGTTTCATTCGTCGCAACGGCGCGGAATTCAACGACGTgttttctttaaaaagtttGTACAGCTGTCTTGTTCGCAGCATACTTGAAAATGCCGTACCAGTTTGGGCACCGTTCCATGAAGTGCAGTCAGCCCGTATCGAACGAGTTCAGCGTAGTTTTGTCCGGTTCGCCCTCAGGAGGTTGCCCTGGACCAATCCTTTGCGATTACCACAGTACAAGGATCGTTGTCAGCTAATGCACTTGGGATCGCTCCGCCAAAGACGTGCATATTTGCTGCGGATGTTCGCCTTTGACCTGCTAAGCCACCGGCTGGACTGCGATGAGCTACTACAGCGTGTCATCTTTTATGTTCCGACTCGCTGCTGCCGTCAGCTGCAACTATTTTGGGCTAGAAGACCTCCGAAGACCTTTGGGCTAGAAGACCTCCGTTTTCGGCCAGAACCATCCGCTAGAAAGATGTTTCAACCTTCTCAATGACTTGTCTGATTTTGATTTTAACGTTAACAGGACTTCCTTTAAAATTAGCATTAGGCAACTAGATGTAAGTTAATTTTAGAAGCAGCAGTCTGTACAGCATAGCTGAAGACGacggtttggtggaggggctgggaatcgaacccatgaccatccgcttgtaaggcgaacgtgtagccaactacgctacgggactcCCTGTGcgataaacttgttttcatgGTTTGTATTACACTGGACGACAAAgtcagaaaaaaaagtttgtattcgcgatgctcatgtgttgcatttgttgTTTTCGACCTCTGAAATCACAAAGTAGGAAGGGGATCATcgctttaacggcgttgaaatccacttgcatgtttgcatgattggATGTTCAGATAAGGTAAAATACTAAGTTATTGTGATACTCTAAGTTACATATTACGATATCTGAATGTCCACATGAGTGTTTTCAGTCAAAAATTGGCCTCTTAAGGGAAACGATAGTTAAGGATTGTGAAAAAAGTTCAGCAACATATAAACGGGGTGCTCGTCTTCAACcaatatggagacgcatggtacatttgtgcgatAATTAATTttgtgactaaactttttaggcaaatttcagctcatccgttttattaaatatatgagcaagtgtgcaagcatttatatggaacttgtattatgcaatttttttccttttttttccttgagcaagggtaaacggaactCTGCAACTAGACACttgaggaggttaactcaggtagtgtggggatgggtatgtcatgtaactcttacccgacccactaaaattaaaaccctttcgccagtccttACCCctggcccgcaattaagcaatacatcagagggggactattgagaacgctcacgcctatgctaacgcactcgacgttatttatttatttatgttgtTTAACAGACAACAAGCTAAAGTACGGTTTAGATGACAAAATACACACATAATATCAgaaatggtcaaaatacaaaatataaaaatataacatgTGATCCAAAGTTaactcaagaattccttcgtcgGCCAGTAAAAACTCTATAGAAGTTCCGTCGAAGTTTGTCCCGGGTCAAATGGGAATCAAAAACA
The nucleotide sequence above comes from Armigeres subalbatus isolate Guangzhou_Male chromosome 3, GZ_Asu_2, whole genome shotgun sequence. Encoded proteins:
- the LOC134222165 gene encoding uncharacterized protein LOC134222165 encodes the protein MDKKLNSSEHISVTTAKAFAVLGFIRRNGAEFNDVFSLKSLYSCLVRSILENAVPVWAPFHEVQSARIERVQRSFVRFALRRLPWTNPLRLPQYKDRCQLMHLGSLRQRRAYLLRMFAFDLLSHRLDCDELLQRVIFYVPTRCCRQLQLFWARRPPKTFGLEDLRFRPEPSARKMFQPSQ